GCGGTGTTCGGGATGATCAATTCGACCCCGTACCAGGCCCGACGTTCAAGCGCCGAGGTGGTCGGGGTCGAATTGCGCGCTGCCGCTCGGGCGGCGCTGGGGATCGCGTGACCGCACTGGAGGTCAGGGGACGGTGCTGAGGGTCAGGGGACGATGCTGGACGTCTGCCGAAGTCAGGGGACGATGACGAGCTTGCCTCGTGTATGCCCTTCTGCGCTGGTGCGGAAAGCCTCAGGCACCCGATCGAGTCCGAAAGTGCCGGCAACCTCGACGGTGAGTTCGCCCGAGTCGACGAGCTCGGCCAGACGCGCGGTCTGCGAACCGTAGGGGCGGACCCAGATGTAGCGACCGCCGTGTTCGGCCACGGAGGGGTCGGCGACGGAGGCATGCGCACCGTCGTCCTTCAGAACCGCGAGGGTGGTGTCGAGCATCTCCCCGACGAAGTCGACGACCCCGTCGATCGGGCCGCCTGCGATCTCAAGGACACGATCGGCCAGTCCGTCCCCGTAGGTGACCGGTTCGGCGCCGAGACTGCGCAGATAGTCGTGATTGGCTTCCGAGGCGGTTCCGATGACTCGGGCACCGAAGGACTTCGCGATCTGCACAGCGAAGCCGCCCACTCCCCCGGATGCTCCGTGGACGAGAACGGTTCTGCCGTCGATGTCACCCAGGGCTTCGAGTGTGCGCAGAGCGGTGCCACCGGCCAGGGGCAGCCCGGCCGCCTGTTCCCAGTCCAGCGCTGTCGGCTTCGCCGTCACGGAATGGACGGGAACTGCCACCTTCTCGGCGAATGTGCCTGCACTCAGGACGTCCTTGCGGGCGTAGGCGATGACCTCGTCACCGATCTGGAATTCCGGGGTGTCGGCACCGAGGCCGATGACGACTCCGGCCACGTCCCAGCCGGGGGTGACGGGGAATTGGACGGGCATGATGGCGTCGAGGTGACCGCCTACGAGTTTCCAGTCGACGGGGTTGACTCCGGCGGCGCGGACCTCGATGAGCACGGATGCCGGCTGGACCTTCGGATCGTCGACCTCGCGGACCGTGATGTCGCTGAAGTCTTCGGTGTACTGGTCATAGACTGCTGCACGCATAGCGGCGGCCTTCCGGTAGTCGTCAGTGGATGACTGATGAACACCGAAAGGCCGCCGGACTATTCCTGCGTGATTCCTACTCGTAGGTGCTGTTCGCGGCCGCACGCTCGACGAGCGAGGCCGGTGGGGTGAACCGATCGCCGTAGGTCGCGGCGAGTTCCTCGGCACGGTCGACGAAGCCGTTCAGCCCGCCTTCGTACTGGTTGACGTACTGGAGCACGCCGCCGGTCCAGGCGGGGAATCCGATGCCGAAGATCGAACCGACGTTCGCATCCGGCACCGAGGTGATCACCCCCTCGTCGAGGCATTTGATCGTCTCGATCGCTTCGGCGAAGAGCATCCGCTCCTGCAGGTCGGCGAATGGTTCGGCGGCGGAGCCGGAGTTGTACTTCTCCCGCAGGCCGGGCCACAGTTTGGTCCGCTGGCCGTTCTCGTCGTAGTCGTAGAAGCCGGCACCGTCTTTGCGCCCGGTGCGCCCCGCCTCGTCGACCATCCAGTCGAAGACCGCGTCCGAGGGGTGGGCCTCCCGATGTCCTCCTGCGGCTGCGATGGACTCCTCGGTTTCCTTTCGGATGTTCTGCGACAGTGTCAGCGTCAATTCGTCGAGGAGCTGCAAGGCACCTGTCGGGTAACCGGCCTGCAGTGCGGCCTGCTCCACGCTCGCCGGCTCCACTCCTTCACCGACGGCGGCGACCGCCTCGGCGATGTAGGTTCCGATCACACGTGAGGTGAAGAATCCACGGGCGTCGGTGACGACGATCGGGGTCTTCTTGATCTGCTGCACGAGGTCGAAGGTGCGCGCGAGGGTCTCGTCCGAGGTGTTGTCTCCGCGGATGATCTCGACCAGCGGCATCTTGTCGGCGGGTGAGAAGAAGTGGATCCCGATGAAGTCCGAATCGCGCTTGACTCCGGTGGCCAGCTCCGTGATCGGCAGGGTCGAGGTGTTGGAGCCGAGCACCGCATCGGAGTCGACGACGTCCTGGATCTCGGTGAACACCTGCTGTTTGACGGGCACGGACTCGAAGACGGCCTCGATGACGAAGTCGACTCCGGCGAAGTCGTCGGCCGAGGCACTCGGAGTGATCCGGTCGAGGACGGCCTTGCTCTTCTCCGCCGTCGTCTTGCCCTTGGCCAGGGCGGATTCCTCTCGCTTGCGAGCGTAGGCCTTGCCCTTGTCCGCGGCTTCGATCTCGACGTCCTTGAGCACGACTTCGATGCCGGCCTTCGCGGCGGTGTAGGCGATCGCGGCACCCATCATGCCGGCGCCGAGGACGCCGAGCTTCGTCACCTGACGCGGTTCGAAGCCATCGGGCCTCGAGCCGCCGGAGTTGATGTGGCCGAGGTCGAAGAAGAATGCCTTGATCATGTTCTTCGCCACCGAGGTGTGGGTGAGGTTGACGAAGTAGCGGGTCTCGACCTGCAGGGCGGTGTCGATGTCGACGTAGGCCCCCTCGACTGCGGCAGCGATCGCCGCACGCGGGGCGGGCATCGGAGCCCCCTTGGTCTGCCGGCGCAGGAGTGCCGGCAGGGCGGGCAGCATCGCGCCCAGCGAAGGCGACGAGGGCGATCCGCCGGGAATCTTGAATCCCTTGCGGTCCCAGGGCTGTGATGCCTCGGGGTTGGCCTTGATCCAGTCCTTGGCGCGGTCTTCGAGATCGGCCACGGGGGCGAGCTCGTCGACGAGTCCGAGGTCCAGGGCATCTGCGGCCTTGAATTTCGTCGACGGCAGGATGGCTTTCTGCAAGGCGTCCTGGAGACCCATCAGGCGCACTGTTCTGGCGACGCCGCCGCCTCCCGGCAGGAGGCCGAGGGAGACTTCGGGGAATCCCACGCGCAGGCTGGAGACGTCATCGGCGGCAATGCGGTGATGTGCGAGGAGGGCGACCTCGAGGCCGCCGCCAAGGGCTGCTCCGTTGAGGGCGGCGACCACGGGCTTGCCCAGCGTCTCGAGGCGACGCATGAGGGATTTCATGTGGTTGGTCAGCGCCGCTTCCGCCTCCGCGTTCGCGGGATCGGCGGCGCGCAGCTTGTTGAGGTCTCCGCCCGCGAAGAAGGTCTTCTTCGCCGAGGTGAGAACGACGCCGGAGATGTCATCGACGTTGGCTTCGAGCCAGTCCACGGTGCCCTCGAAGGCAGCCTTGAAATGGTCGTTCATGGTGTTGACTTTGGCGTTGGGATCGTCGATGACGACGGTGACGATTCCGTCCGAGTCGAGGGAATGGGAGTACGGGGTGGCAGTCGTTTCGGTATTCGTCATGTCAGACCCTTTCGATGATCGTCGCAATGCCCATGCCGCCGCCGATGCACAGCGTGACGAGGCCACGCTTGAGGTCGCGGCGTTCGAGCTCGTCGAGGACGGTGCCGAGGACCATGGCACCGGTGGCTCCCAGCGGGTGGCCCATGGCGATGGCTCCGCCGTTGACGTTGACCTTGTCATGGGGAATGTCGAGGTCCCTCATCCACTTGAGCACGACTGCGGCAAAGGCCTCGTTGAGCTCGAACAGGTCGATGTCGTCAACGGTCAGGCCCGCCTTGTCGAGGACCTTCTGCGTGGCCGGGATCGGGCCGGTGAGCATGATCGTCGGTTCGGATCCGGTGACGGCTGTGGAGACGATGCGCGCACGGGGTTTCATGCCCATCGTCTGCCCCACCTCGGCGTCGCCGACGATGACGAGGCTGGCCCCGTCGACGATTCCCGAGGAGTTCGCGGCGGTGTGGACATGATCGATCTCTTCGACCCAGTGGTACTTCTGGAGGGCCACCTCGTCGAAGCCGGCCTGAGCGGCGACTTTGGTGAACGCCGGGGACAGCTGCGACAGTGATTCCACCGTCGAACCGGGGCGCACGTGCTCGTCGGTGGCGAGTACGGTCATGCCGTTGATGTCCTTGACGGGCACGATCGACTTCTCGAAGTACCCGTTCTCCCAGGCGTTGGCGGCACGCTTCTGTGACTCCGCGGCGAATTCATCGACATCGGCTCGGCTGAAGCCTTCGGTGGTCGCGATGAGGTCGGCGCCGATGCCCTGAGGGACGAAATAGGTGTCGTAGTTCGTTGTCGGGTCCTGGGCCCAGGCACCGCCGTCGGAGCCGAGGGGCACACGAGACATCGATTCGACTCCGCCGGTGAGGACGAGGTTCTCGAAGCCGCTGCCCACTTTCTGTGCGCCGATGTTGATGGCTTCGAGACCGGACCCGCAGAAGCGGTTGACCTGCGAGCCGGCCACCGATTCATCGAGGCCGGCGACGAGGGCCGCGGTGCGAGCGATGTCGCCGCCCTGCTCGCCGACGGGCGAGACGACGCCCAAGACCATGTCGTCGATCGCCTTGTCGTCGAGATCGGGATTGCGTTCGCGCAGAGCGTCGATGAGCCCTGTCACGAGGTCGATTGGCTTGACGCTGTGCAGGGCCCCGCCGCGATTCTTTCCGCGCGGCGTGCGCACTGCGTCGTAGATGTACGCTTCGCTCATCTGTTCCTCACAGTTCTAGGGAACGGCCGACGATCTCCTTCGAGGTCTCGGTCGTGGCTGAGTCATTGACGATCGCTCAACCTCGTAGGCTGATCGATCGTTCAGTAACATTCACAGGACCATTCAATACCAGTTGTCTGTGATGGTCAACACGGAACCCGGGGCAGGTCACACGGACTGTGTCAGGAGCGCGCGGTAGCGTCGGCAGCGATGGCCACGGAGGTCATAGCCCGGGTGTCGACGACAGTTCAGGGACGCCGACCTGACAGCTCAGGGACGCCGACCTCCTGGGCTCGACTCAGAGCCGACGTTCAGTTTCACCGACACGAACTGCAGGAGTGATCATGGAGAGCAGAAACGACCAGCGGGACTTGGTGGTCCTGGCCCAGGAGGTGGCCGCCGCAGCACACCGCGCACAGGTCGACAAAGCAGGGCACGACTATATCGACCACCCGCGGCGGGTCGCTGCTAAAGCCGAAGCGCTCGCAGAGAAGGCCGGAATGCCGAGCGAGGCAATCGACATGGCGACGGCCGCCGCCTGGCTGCATGATGTCGTCGAGG
The Brevibacterium marinum genome window above contains:
- a CDS encoding NADP-dependent oxidoreductase, with amino-acid sequence MRAAVYDQYTEDFSDITVREVDDPKVQPASVLIEVRAAGVNPVDWKLVGGHLDAIMPVQFPVTPGWDVAGVVIGLGADTPEFQIGDEVIAYARKDVLSAGTFAEKVAVPVHSVTAKPTALDWEQAAGLPLAGGTALRTLEALGDIDGRTVLVHGASGGVGGFAVQIAKSFGARVIGTASEANHDYLRSLGAEPVTYGDGLADRVLEIAGGPIDGVVDFVGEMLDTTLAVLKDDGAHASVADPSVAEHGGRYIWVRPYGSQTARLAELVDSGELTVEVAGTFGLDRVPEAFRTSAEGHTRGKLVIVP
- a CDS encoding 3-hydroxyacyl-CoA dehydrogenase NAD-binding domain-containing protein, whose protein sequence is MTNTETTATPYSHSLDSDGIVTVVIDDPNAKVNTMNDHFKAAFEGTVDWLEANVDDISGVVLTSAKKTFFAGGDLNKLRAADPANAEAEAALTNHMKSLMRRLETLGKPVVAALNGAALGGGLEVALLAHHRIAADDVSSLRVGFPEVSLGLLPGGGGVARTVRLMGLQDALQKAILPSTKFKAADALDLGLVDELAPVADLEDRAKDWIKANPEASQPWDRKGFKIPGGSPSSPSLGAMLPALPALLRRQTKGAPMPAPRAAIAAAVEGAYVDIDTALQVETRYFVNLTHTSVAKNMIKAFFFDLGHINSGGSRPDGFEPRQVTKLGVLGAGMMGAAIAYTAAKAGIEVVLKDVEIEAADKGKAYARKREESALAKGKTTAEKSKAVLDRITPSASADDFAGVDFVIEAVFESVPVKQQVFTEIQDVVDSDAVLGSNTSTLPITELATGVKRDSDFIGIHFFSPADKMPLVEIIRGDNTSDETLARTFDLVQQIKKTPIVVTDARGFFTSRVIGTYIAEAVAAVGEGVEPASVEQAALQAGYPTGALQLLDELTLTLSQNIRKETEESIAAAGGHREAHPSDAVFDWMVDEAGRTGRKDGAGFYDYDENGQRTKLWPGLREKYNSGSAAEPFADLQERMLFAEAIETIKCLDEGVITSVPDANVGSIFGIGFPAWTGGVLQYVNQYEGGLNGFVDRAEELAATYGDRFTPPASLVERAAANSTYE
- a CDS encoding acetyl-CoA C-acetyltransferase, encoding MSEAYIYDAVRTPRGKNRGGALHSVKPIDLVTGLIDALRERNPDLDDKAIDDMVLGVVSPVGEQGGDIARTAALVAGLDESVAGSQVNRFCGSGLEAINIGAQKVGSGFENLVLTGGVESMSRVPLGSDGGAWAQDPTTNYDTYFVPQGIGADLIATTEGFSRADVDEFAAESQKRAANAWENGYFEKSIVPVKDINGMTVLATDEHVRPGSTVESLSQLSPAFTKVAAQAGFDEVALQKYHWVEEIDHVHTAANSSGIVDGASLVIVGDAEVGQTMGMKPRARIVSTAVTGSEPTIMLTGPIPATQKVLDKAGLTVDDIDLFELNEAFAAVVLKWMRDLDIPHDKVNVNGGAIAMGHPLGATGAMVLGTVLDELERRDLKRGLVTLCIGGGMGIATIIERV